In Corynebacterium ulcerans, one genomic interval encodes:
- a CDS encoding permease: MRHRVGQYGAIVSLMILSALLIFGPLIQLYGFAEAWAQISIAIVLQATPFLILGVIISGFIEVFVPEAAFRRLPRSQRLAVPTAAASGMLLPACECASVPITQSLVRRGVPPAAALAFLLASPAINPVVLVSTAVAFGGDTRMVIARFVASLSAAVLVGWIWMSGSIDVPDGEGHSHQHHAPNKWERLRESFLHDLLNAGGYLVLGALLAGLLKLIVPREWFLILGDRPVLACLAMAALAVLLALCSEADAFIAASFTMMPPTAQLVFLVVGPMVDVKLIAMQRGAWGTGFVVRFVPLTFVVALLTAIGVGALVFGDL; the protein is encoded by the coding sequence ATGAGACATAGAGTTGGCCAGTACGGCGCGATCGTTTCTCTCATGATTCTCAGTGCATTGCTCATCTTTGGGCCGCTGATTCAGCTTTATGGGTTCGCGGAGGCATGGGCGCAGATAAGCATCGCAATTGTGCTGCAAGCAACACCTTTTTTGATCCTCGGCGTCATCATTTCAGGATTCATCGAGGTCTTTGTGCCCGAGGCCGCTTTTCGACGCCTACCGCGCTCTCAACGCCTCGCCGTCCCCACGGCCGCAGCCTCTGGAATGCTGCTTCCTGCCTGCGAATGTGCATCGGTGCCAATTACCCAGTCGCTTGTACGCAGGGGAGTGCCTCCTGCCGCGGCCCTTGCCTTCCTCCTCGCCAGCCCCGCGATTAATCCGGTGGTGCTGGTCTCCACTGCGGTTGCTTTTGGCGGAGACACACGTATGGTGATCGCCAGATTTGTGGCTTCTCTGAGCGCGGCAGTGCTGGTGGGCTGGATCTGGATGAGTGGGAGCATCGACGTGCCTGATGGAGAAGGCCACTCCCACCAGCATCATGCACCCAATAAATGGGAAAGACTGAGAGAATCTTTTCTCCACGATCTCCTCAACGCCGGCGGTTATCTTGTGCTTGGGGCATTGCTCGCCGGGTTGCTTAAACTCATCGTTCCACGGGAATGGTTCCTGATCCTTGGCGATAGGCCAGTTTTAGCCTGCCTGGCTATGGCAGCCTTGGCTGTGCTCCTAGCATTGTGCTCAGAGGCGGATGCTTTTATCGCCGCTTCTTTCACCATGATGCCGCCCACGGCCCAACTCGTGTTTTTAGTGGTCGGACCGATGGTGGACGTCAAACTCATAGCGATGCAACGTGGGGCGTGGGGCACGGGATTTGTTGTGCGCTTTGTCCCACTCACCTTTGTGGTTGCACTGCTCACCGCGATAGGGGTCGGCGCACTGGTGTTTGGGGATCTTTAA
- a CDS encoding anaerobic ribonucleoside-triphosphate reductase activating protein: MSAPTLRKPLPNTATAQLPIAGIIPFSATDWPGKLTATAFTQGCPLRCVYCHNPQLQAFTPGAHSLAEFLSLLDSRHRLIDAAVISGGEPTSVHGLADAIAAIHGIGFPVGIHTCGYAPRRIAELVRDPATTPDWVGLDIKALPRHMQEVTGCSPRVAVSVWESLRILQTAGVAVTLRTTLWKGSVIEQNLDELRSLVAARSLETSAELVIQHARAADGSPWAPGHSE, from the coding sequence ATGAGCGCACCTACTTTGCGGAAGCCCTTGCCTAATACAGCGACTGCCCAGCTGCCGATCGCGGGGATCATTCCCTTCTCCGCGACGGATTGGCCGGGGAAACTCACTGCAACAGCCTTCACCCAGGGGTGCCCCCTACGCTGTGTGTATTGCCATAATCCGCAGTTGCAGGCCTTTACTCCCGGCGCGCACTCGCTTGCAGAGTTTCTCTCCCTTTTGGATTCTCGGCATAGGCTTATCGACGCCGCCGTGATCTCAGGTGGCGAGCCGACGTCCGTCCACGGCCTAGCAGATGCGATAGCCGCTATCCATGGCATCGGGTTCCCCGTGGGGATTCACACGTGTGGTTATGCGCCGCGTCGTATTGCTGAGCTGGTGAGGGACCCTGCCACTACTCCGGATTGGGTTGGGCTGGATATCAAGGCTTTGCCCCGGCATATGCAGGAGGTCACGGGGTGTTCGCCCCGTGTAGCAGTGTCTGTGTGGGAATCGCTGCGGATTCTGCAGACCGCCGGGGTGGCGGTGACGCTGCGCACCACACTGTGGAAAGGCTCTGTTATTGAGCAGAATCTCGACGAACTACGTTCCTTGGTTGCTGCCCGCAGCCTGGAGACTTCTGCAGAGCTTGTTATTCAGCATGCGCGGGCTGCCGACGGAAGCCCCTGGGCACCAGGTCATTCCGAGTAG
- a CDS encoding ABC transporter ATP-binding protein, translating to MGSMITVRHLSKKYGSKTAIADLSFTVPDGTVTGFLGPNGSGKSTTMRCILGLDAPTEGSVEFSTDDYTGAFADVKNKSTMAGAILDANWFNPARSGRNHLRVLARGAGISDNRVEECLDIVGLQKAAKGKIGGYSLGMKQRIGVAAALLGDPQHLILDEPVNGLDPEGVSWMRTTIRSLAAEGRSVLVSSHLLSEMQLTADRLVVIGRGKMIGEYSLEEFLADGTRVEVETPHAAELAAELQNKGFDIVNLHNTVGFSVSVDKNTDEQAVRMAVAMTALDARLPVYGLSTKQDNLEQRFLAATAESQEYRTKQAVDSAVEDTASSATH from the coding sequence ATGGGAAGCATGATCACAGTTCGACATCTAAGCAAGAAGTATGGTTCCAAGACCGCTATCGCTGATCTGAGTTTCACCGTTCCGGATGGGACAGTGACTGGATTCCTCGGACCAAACGGTTCTGGTAAATCCACAACAATGCGATGCATACTTGGCTTGGATGCACCTACGGAAGGCAGTGTCGAGTTTTCCACTGATGACTACACCGGAGCGTTTGCGGATGTAAAAAACAAATCCACAATGGCTGGGGCAATCCTTGATGCAAATTGGTTTAACCCCGCCCGATCTGGACGTAACCACCTCCGGGTGCTTGCGCGAGGTGCAGGTATCTCTGATAACCGGGTAGAAGAGTGCCTGGATATTGTAGGACTGCAAAAGGCCGCTAAAGGAAAAATCGGTGGTTACTCCCTAGGCATGAAACAGCGCATCGGTGTGGCTGCAGCTTTGTTGGGGGATCCACAGCACCTCATCCTTGACGAGCCCGTCAACGGTCTTGATCCGGAAGGTGTGAGCTGGATGCGCACCACGATTCGTAGCCTTGCCGCTGAGGGACGAAGCGTCTTGGTCTCTTCCCATTTGCTCTCGGAGATGCAATTAACCGCAGACCGGTTGGTTGTGATTGGGCGAGGAAAGATGATTGGTGAGTATTCCCTTGAAGAATTCCTGGCGGATGGCACTCGCGTGGAGGTAGAAACACCGCACGCTGCTGAGCTTGCGGCGGAGTTACAGAACAAAGGGTTTGACATTGTCAACCTGCACAACACTGTGGGATTTAGTGTCAGCGTAGATAAAAACACAGACGAACAAGCTGTGCGCATGGCCGTGGCTATGACTGCCCTGGATGCCCGTCTGCCTGTGTACGGCTTAAGCACTAAGCAAGACAATTTGGAGCAAAGGTTCCTCGCAGCCACCGCTGAATCCCAGGAATACCGCACTAAGCAGGCCGTCGATAGTGCCGTGGAAGACACGGCTTCGAGCGCTACTCATTAA
- a CDS encoding DUF5692 family protein: protein MLPSIPAPDYPTLFFFERGDWWDYAMLIIVTAALAITAWLAQRNKWVVLLVFIVAPLLLTLLWWPHSTEGTASSGWFAIVKQYSALAGSLCLVALQYIKKLRHNYWYLTIPPAILAINILEAVVRDFQAYGIHGFDPNQHMAIWGGPWNIMNGIAGILNLLAISGWVGIFVAKGKSRAIIWGDLTLGWIIAYDVWNLSYCYNCLTDRAWYSGVALLLSCTIPVFFKFGRGSWIQFRAYTLTLWSAVVLTFPAFTESSVFAHRSAHNPTALFILAALSLALNIAVFGYHVYKVMRYRRNPLVQEVYPESKESTALIRTHATPEDQDRIAARLGSTPELLGYRDSIVRNSKEKTLSPH from the coding sequence ATGCTACCGAGTATCCCCGCGCCCGACTATCCAACGCTATTTTTCTTCGAGCGTGGCGACTGGTGGGACTATGCAATGCTCATCATTGTCACAGCTGCGCTTGCTATCACCGCTTGGCTAGCCCAGAGAAATAAATGGGTAGTTCTCTTAGTCTTTATAGTCGCACCATTATTGCTCACACTATTGTGGTGGCCGCACTCTACCGAAGGAACCGCATCCTCGGGATGGTTTGCCATCGTAAAGCAATATTCAGCCTTGGCAGGATCCCTCTGCCTAGTAGCCTTGCAATATATCAAAAAGCTACGACACAACTACTGGTACCTCACCATCCCTCCGGCGATCTTAGCTATCAACATCCTGGAAGCAGTTGTTCGAGATTTTCAGGCCTATGGCATCCACGGCTTTGACCCGAACCAACACATGGCCATATGGGGCGGCCCCTGGAACATCATGAATGGCATTGCGGGAATCCTCAACCTCTTAGCCATATCCGGCTGGGTTGGCATCTTTGTGGCTAAAGGTAAATCTCGCGCAATTATCTGGGGCGACCTCACACTTGGCTGGATCATTGCTTACGACGTCTGGAACCTCTCCTACTGCTACAACTGCCTCACAGACCGCGCTTGGTATTCCGGAGTTGCTCTCTTACTGTCGTGCACAATTCCCGTGTTCTTCAAGTTTGGCCGAGGCTCGTGGATTCAATTCCGTGCCTACACCCTCACCCTATGGTCTGCCGTTGTGCTAACGTTCCCAGCTTTTACGGAGAGCTCGGTCTTTGCACATCGCTCAGCGCACAATCCCACAGCCCTTTTCATTCTGGCTGCGCTGTCCCTCGCACTCAACATCGCAGTCTTTGGCTACCACGTGTACAAGGTCATGCGATATCGCAGGAATCCACTTGTTCAAGAGGTCTATCCTGAGAGTAAAGAATCCACTGCGCTCATACGTACGCATGCCACTCCCGAAGATCAAGATCGTATAGCCGCCAGACTGGGATCCACTCCAGAGCTCTTAGGCTACAGAGATTCTATTGTGCGCAATAGCAAAGAGAAAACCTTATCCCCACACTGA
- a CDS encoding DUF5692 family protein has product MHSLFLWEIGTPLVYITWVVVFVAQVAISEINRRWNWTIFFLWTFGGLALMPYAALHGTPMVGWFPFGKYVIMVATATMTGFLLWYGKRNPVKAHRYAIWFGVALWIGLAVNIMEANIRDVTIFFESDKYLQCATDPACLKSINDAHVGIDMINGLPETRGVTAPVGSPEWYSAVAANFRASGVGIDPATGFRTIGGYWNLLTAAAGVLNIVTITGLGKIFVTSNKERKVRGLIWVDMVWPWVIAYDLWNHAFLYNALADYTWYCTLALLLACTIPAFTWAKGQWIWFRCFTLMFWIAANNLLPEFLVPPSSITNFSTMNPVANAVCAWAAFLFNVGLFFYWLYKIRTTKRNPLRDPLYPELKEFRTIMREHADDADKYFVTDMIKETPEELGFAPKCSTPPPDGYVGTMPWWRSDKRYPKPRTPLSADPALAAKKIPSDTTWDVHG; this is encoded by the coding sequence ATGCATTCGCTCTTTCTCTGGGAGATAGGCACCCCTCTTGTTTACATCACTTGGGTTGTAGTTTTTGTTGCCCAAGTAGCTATCTCAGAAATTAATCGCCGCTGGAATTGGACAATATTTTTCCTTTGGACGTTCGGCGGCCTCGCCCTAATGCCTTATGCCGCACTACACGGCACTCCTATGGTCGGCTGGTTCCCCTTTGGCAAATACGTGATTATGGTTGCCACAGCGACGATGACGGGTTTTCTTCTGTGGTACGGAAAGCGAAACCCGGTCAAAGCGCATCGCTACGCCATATGGTTTGGCGTGGCACTCTGGATTGGGCTCGCGGTGAACATCATGGAAGCAAACATCCGCGATGTCACGATTTTCTTTGAATCAGACAAATATCTGCAGTGCGCCACCGATCCCGCCTGCTTGAAGTCCATCAACGATGCGCATGTAGGCATTGACATGATTAACGGGCTACCGGAAACCCGTGGCGTTACAGCGCCCGTCGGAAGCCCCGAATGGTATTCCGCAGTAGCCGCTAATTTCCGCGCATCTGGTGTAGGAATAGACCCAGCCACCGGGTTCCGAACTATCGGCGGGTATTGGAATCTGCTCACCGCCGCCGCGGGCGTGCTCAACATTGTCACAATCACGGGATTAGGAAAGATATTTGTTACGTCCAACAAGGAGCGCAAAGTACGCGGACTCATCTGGGTAGACATGGTGTGGCCCTGGGTCATTGCTTATGATCTTTGGAACCATGCATTCTTATACAATGCGCTTGCCGACTACACATGGTACTGCACCCTTGCATTGCTTTTAGCCTGCACCATACCCGCGTTTACCTGGGCAAAGGGTCAGTGGATCTGGTTCCGTTGCTTTACGTTGATGTTCTGGATCGCCGCGAATAACCTTCTACCAGAGTTCTTGGTTCCGCCGAGCAGCATCACCAACTTCTCCACGATGAACCCCGTGGCAAATGCTGTGTGTGCGTGGGCTGCTTTCCTTTTCAACGTGGGTCTCTTCTTCTATTGGTTGTACAAAATCCGCACCACCAAGCGAAACCCATTGCGCGATCCTTTGTACCCAGAGCTCAAAGAGTTCCGCACCATCATGCGAGAGCATGCCGATGATGCCGACAAGTATTTTGTCACCGACATGATTAAAGAAACTCCTGAAGAGTTAGGTTTTGCACCTAAGTGCTCCACCCCACCGCCAGATGGCTACGTAGGAACGATGCCGTGGTGGCGCAGCGATAAGCGATACCCTAAGCCGCGCACCCCACTTTCGGCTGATCCAGCGCTCGCCGCCAAGAAGATTCCTTCCGACACCACCTGGGATGTGCACGGCTAG
- a CDS encoding TIGR03943 family putative permease subunit, with amino-acid sequence MNIGQSHTESTKGVAVGAFVIAALGVLLLVESITGGINNYLQPAFRPWTALSGVLLIGLGGWSTYSARRYPCSYSPMRATSWLLLVPVLLVALCAPTALGAASLRYTAESSGATARKNSLDDLPMEPLRSYGTNELTMEELTARFLRSDSTSMMGKTVAVTGFASRSVDGTWRLSRYKIFCCAADAMAYTASLDGDAELIEDNWYEITAEVVPHSEKFNPQFPVLKIDHATQIPQPEKPYL; translated from the coding sequence ATGAATATTGGGCAGTCACACACAGAATCCACCAAGGGCGTTGCCGTTGGTGCTTTTGTGATTGCAGCTCTCGGAGTGCTGCTGCTTGTGGAGTCAATAACAGGCGGCATCAACAACTACCTCCAACCAGCTTTTCGGCCCTGGACAGCACTGAGCGGGGTGCTGTTGATAGGGCTTGGCGGGTGGAGCACATACAGCGCCCGCCGGTATCCGTGTTCGTATTCTCCGATGCGCGCTACCTCCTGGCTGCTATTAGTCCCCGTGCTGCTCGTAGCGCTTTGTGCTCCGACTGCGTTGGGGGCGGCGTCGTTACGCTATACCGCGGAAAGCAGTGGTGCGACGGCACGGAAAAACTCCTTAGACGATCTTCCAATGGAACCGCTGCGTAGTTATGGGACCAACGAGCTCACTATGGAAGAGCTCACGGCCCGGTTTTTACGCTCGGACAGCACATCGATGATGGGAAAGACCGTGGCTGTGACGGGATTCGCCTCGCGTTCGGTAGACGGCACATGGCGACTTAGTCGCTATAAGATTTTTTGTTGCGCCGCGGACGCTATGGCCTACACCGCGTCGCTGGACGGGGACGCAGAACTCATAGAGGACAACTGGTATGAGATCACAGCGGAAGTCGTACCCCACTCGGAGAAATTCAATCCACAGTTTCCGGTGCTCAAGATAGACCACGCCACCCAGATCCCGCAGCCGGAGAAGCCCTACTTATGA
- a CDS encoding ABC transporter permease subunit has protein sequence MINVLRSEATKLLTLRSTWIWAILLTGSLYGPAVLIGLFSAEDSEVNWAFALPGAMIFAMLSISFAASAVAGEFNDHMHAQAFLTQPRRSLWLSARALVVSGFLLLNYLIGVGLVYVALLVAPRVTLLNEEALVILRDGVLFLVFSFIAMGLAALTRSRVAAMAIPLAWFLVIERLLGVAAAKSDAFVLLWLVSPGERVSQLTKYGKENAEFFSSGWNFAEVQPLAYNIGLIAAWIVVPLAIGLWVNAKRDVR, from the coding sequence ATGATAAATGTTTTGCGCTCAGAAGCCACCAAACTGTTGACTCTACGAAGCACCTGGATATGGGCGATTCTTCTTACCGGCTCGCTGTATGGTCCTGCCGTGCTTATAGGCCTATTTAGTGCCGAAGACTCAGAAGTTAACTGGGCGTTTGCCCTTCCAGGCGCGATGATCTTTGCAATGCTGTCTATATCGTTTGCTGCTTCGGCCGTAGCCGGCGAGTTCAATGATCACATGCATGCCCAGGCTTTCTTGACACAACCGCGCCGTAGCCTGTGGCTTAGCGCAAGGGCGTTGGTGGTATCAGGATTTCTTCTGCTTAATTATCTGATAGGTGTGGGCCTTGTTTATGTAGCACTTCTTGTGGCTCCTAGGGTTACGTTGCTCAACGAGGAAGCATTAGTGATCCTGCGAGACGGCGTGCTCTTTTTAGTGTTTAGCTTCATCGCGATGGGCTTAGCTGCGCTGACGCGTAGTCGAGTAGCAGCTATGGCAATACCACTTGCTTGGTTCTTGGTTATCGAGCGCCTTCTAGGCGTAGCTGCGGCAAAGAGCGACGCTTTTGTTCTGCTGTGGTTGGTATCCCCCGGAGAGCGTGTCAGTCAGCTGACTAAATATGGAAAAGAAAACGCTGAGTTCTTCTCTTCCGGATGGAACTTCGCTGAGGTGCAGCCGTTGGCATACAACATAGGCCTTATTGCGGCGTGGATCGTTGTACCACTAGCTATTGGGTTGTGGGTCAACGCTAAACGAGATGTTCGCTAG